A genome region from Bdellovibrionota bacterium includes the following:
- a CDS encoding SLC13 family permease has product MMGALYLFISEKVRVDVTAVLVILALVITRILDPKEALSGFSSEPAIIVAAVFVLSGALATTGVTDWIGEKVSLAAGKSEWRAILVFMFVVASLSAFTHHLMITAMMLPVVMKFCEEKKIASSRVLIPMATAASLGTTMTIISAPAFLLAASILKRSGEPALGVFSVFPLGITLTLMSIVFIILIRWILPKRSGESGLENKFQIEQFYTELVIPQNSKWIGVEYKEFSASTEKRFDVVDWVREGATRSPISSSHTIKEGDLFLVKASPEEIVSIDEKLGLALNPVKKYAQQIQTEEGSKEQPALLQAIISPTSRHIGKTIANINFLRLYELIVVGVWRKNGWLKEKLSETKVRPNDLLVFWGKNNGFDRLIASQDFLFLNPLSVAGKKRAKIWVAAIIMITAIVSAAYDWLPPHISFLAGAIMMVLTGCVSLEKAYESIEVKIFVMIAGVIPLGIAMEKTGVANLIASNLSQIIGSWSPFYVMLMLFTCAALLTQILSDAATTVLLAPVAILLANKLQISPTAAVITTTVGAVASFLTPIGHHGNLLILSPGDYRFVDFLKVGLPLTILIAVVTSYLSLQLFS; this is encoded by the coding sequence CATAACTCGTATTTTAGATCCAAAAGAGGCATTGAGCGGTTTTTCAAGTGAACCCGCCATCATCGTGGCAGCTGTATTTGTACTCTCAGGAGCTCTAGCCACAACGGGCGTAACGGATTGGATTGGGGAAAAGGTCAGTCTCGCGGCAGGTAAAAGCGAGTGGAGAGCCATTTTGGTATTTATGTTTGTAGTGGCATCATTGTCGGCCTTTACTCATCATTTGATGATCACCGCGATGATGCTTCCTGTGGTGATGAAATTTTGTGAAGAAAAAAAAATAGCGTCTTCTAGAGTTCTTATACCTATGGCGACGGCCGCTTCTCTTGGAACCACCATGACCATCATCAGTGCTCCAGCATTTTTACTCGCGGCTAGTATTTTAAAAAGATCCGGTGAGCCGGCTTTAGGTGTGTTTTCTGTTTTTCCTCTGGGGATAACGCTCACTTTGATGAGCATTGTCTTTATTATTTTAATTCGATGGATATTACCTAAAAGATCTGGAGAAAGTGGTTTAGAAAATAAATTTCAAATCGAGCAGTTCTACACAGAGCTGGTCATACCACAAAATTCAAAATGGATTGGAGTGGAATACAAAGAATTTTCAGCCAGCACGGAAAAGCGTTTTGATGTCGTTGACTGGGTCAGGGAAGGGGCGACGAGAAGTCCTATTTCTTCCAGCCACACTATTAAGGAGGGAGATCTTTTTTTAGTCAAAGCTTCTCCTGAAGAGATAGTTTCTATTGATGAAAAGTTAGGGTTGGCTTTAAATCCCGTTAAAAAATATGCGCAGCAAATACAGACAGAAGAGGGTTCCAAAGAGCAACCCGCACTTTTGCAAGCTATAATTTCGCCCACTTCGCGACATATAGGAAAAACTATAGCCAACATTAATTTTTTACGATTGTACGAACTGATCGTAGTTGGTGTATGGAGAAAAAATGGCTGGTTGAAAGAAAAACTTTCTGAAACAAAAGTTAGACCAAATGACTTGCTAGTATTTTGGGGAAAGAACAATGGCTTTGATCGACTTATTGCCTCTCAAGATTTTTTATTTTTAAATCCTTTGAGTGTTGCCGGAAAAAAACGTGCTAAAATCTGGGTGGCAGCCATAATCATGATTACGGCCATTGTTTCTGCTGCCTATGATTGGCTTCCCCCACATATTTCTTTTTTAGCTGGCGCCATTATGATGGTATTGACCGGTTGTGTTTCACTTGAAAAAGCTTATGAATCGATCGAAGTGAAAATTTTTGTTATGATTGCGGGAGTAATTCCGCTAGGTATAGCTATGGAAAAAACTGGGGTTGCAAATCTGATTGCTAGTAATTTATCTCAGATTATAGGCTCATGGTCGCCATTTTATGTGATGCTCATGCTTTTCACGTGCGCAGCACTTCTCACACAAATTCTTTCCGATGCCGCGACCACTGTACTCTTGGCTCCGGTAGCGATCCTACTCGCTAATAAATTGCAGATCTCTCCAACTGCCGCTGTCATTACCACAACGGTTGGAGCAGTAGCTTCTTTCTTAACTCCTATTGGTCATCATGGAAATTTGTTGATTTTAAGTCCTGGTGATTATCGATTTGTGGATTTTTTAAAAGTTGGATTACCTCTGACTATTTTAATAGCAGTTGTAACCTCATATTTGAGTTTACAATTATTTAGTTAA
- a CDS encoding GNAT family N-acetyltransferase — MLKIRPFKQADLKAIRQFTDREIGAGYYSEKEIQSIFERSSKNGVMCSLLLEDSNGEIRGVRISYPQGQWKHGKGKGLCSEKWPHSLEETAYFQSSFISTDLQGQGWGGKIAQEALFALKEVGAKGVVCHSWKESPNGSSTRYLKKIGFELIKEHPEYWKEVDYNCTRCGKPPCLCTAQEMYLNLENI, encoded by the coding sequence ATGCTAAAAATTCGCCCTTTTAAACAGGCAGATCTAAAGGCCATACGCCAGTTCACGGACCGTGAAATTGGAGCTGGTTATTACTCTGAAAAAGAAATTCAGAGCATTTTTGAGAGGTCGTCCAAAAATGGCGTTATGTGTTCTCTTCTTCTTGAGGACTCCAACGGTGAAATTCGCGGAGTTAGAATTTCTTATCCCCAAGGACAATGGAAGCATGGAAAAGGAAAAGGACTCTGTTCGGAAAAATGGCCGCACTCTCTTGAGGAAACTGCTTACTTCCAATCTTCATTCATTTCGACAGATCTCCAAGGACAGGGTTGGGGCGGAAAGATTGCGCAGGAAGCTCTCTTTGCGTTAAAGGAAGTTGGCGCTAAAGGTGTTGTTTGTCATTCTTGGAAAGAAAGCCCAAATGGTTCATCAACACGTTATTTAAAAAAAATAGGTTTTGAATTGATCAAAGAACATCCGGAGTATTGGAAAGAAGTGGATTACAACTGCACTCGTTGCGGAAAACCACCATGTCTTTGCACGGCTCAGGAGATGTATTTAAATTTAGAAAATATTTAG
- a CDS encoding FAD-binding oxidoreductase yields the protein MSTSYWLDRSPNKEKKIYDVVIVGAGISGLSTAYWMNKEDPSLKIAIVEKSRLTFGASGRNAGFVTCGSVEHFNRMIGKHGLDQAVDIWRYSETNLKLLQSEIIQDKAAALEFEQNGAYSLAAQENEYAELAEVAKIMAGLDIKTETFNSEQIKKLVGATNFVGGIKYMDDASVNPVKLVNEMASKVKADIFELTEGYEITQTDEGTRILKTDNGDFEAPMIVINLNGYSSTLHPYFKDKIYPTRGQCLMMERVPRFMEGPCYANFYLDYFRQIPTGELLIGGFRQVEKETETGCSDHITDPIQNSLHDFVMTHLPQYKNAKVTHRWSGVMGFSKDGEPMIGSIPDDNQIFFAGGYTGHGIGMAFHTGKCLTDLVFGREIPKWISARRFA from the coding sequence ATGAGTACTTCATATTGGTTAGATCGCAGTCCGAATAAAGAAAAAAAAATTTACGATGTTGTTATCGTAGGAGCTGGAATTTCTGGATTATCAACAGCCTATTGGATGAACAAAGAAGATCCTTCTTTAAAAATTGCAATCGTTGAGAAATCGAGACTTACTTTTGGCGCTAGCGGAAGAAATGCCGGATTTGTAACTTGTGGATCTGTTGAACACTTCAACCGTATGATCGGCAAACATGGATTAGATCAAGCTGTAGACATCTGGAGATATTCAGAAACAAATCTTAAACTTTTACAAAGTGAAATCATTCAAGATAAAGCTGCGGCGCTCGAGTTCGAACAAAACGGTGCATACTCACTTGCGGCTCAAGAAAACGAATATGCGGAACTTGCTGAGGTTGCAAAGATTATGGCAGGTCTTGATATAAAAACCGAAACTTTCAATTCTGAACAAATTAAAAAACTTGTAGGTGCAACAAACTTTGTGGGCGGAATCAAGTATATGGATGATGCTTCAGTAAATCCGGTTAAACTTGTTAATGAAATGGCTTCCAAAGTAAAGGCTGATATTTTTGAGTTAACAGAAGGTTATGAGATTACGCAAACCGATGAAGGCACGAGAATTTTAAAGACAGACAATGGTGATTTTGAAGCTCCGATGATTGTTATCAACTTGAATGGTTATTCTTCAACATTGCATCCGTATTTCAAAGATAAAATTTATCCAACGCGTGGCCAATGCTTAATGATGGAGAGAGTTCCGAGATTTATGGAAGGTCCTTGTTATGCAAACTTCTACCTGGATTATTTCAGACAAATTCCGACTGGTGAATTATTGATTGGTGGATTTAGACAAGTGGAAAAAGAAACAGAAACTGGTTGTTCAGATCATATCACTGATCCTATTCAAAACTCTTTGCATGATTTTGTGATGACTCATCTTCCCCAGTACAAAAACGCAAAAGTGACTCACAGATGGTCAGGAGTGATGGGCTTTTCTAAAGACGGCGAGCCAATGATTGGATCAATACCAGATGACAATCAAATTTTCTTTGCTGGTGGATACACGGGGCATGGAATCGGTATGGCATTCCATACTGGAAAATGTTTAACGGATCTCGTATTTGGTCGTGAAATTCCAAAATGGATTTCTGCGCGTAGATTTGCCTGA
- a CDS encoding efflux RND transporter permease subunit has translation MTLSDLSIKKPVFAWMLMFGLITFGAISFTRMGVSEMPDVEFPIIALTARYEGAAPEVIEADVVDPLEDALVSIQGVKNVTSKSRVGVAEITVEFDLNRNIDAAFQDVQAKISQIQDMLPTEMEPISIMKIAMSEFPIMWISVKSSTMQLNDLMVYVKNEIRDHITTVPGVGNLWMPGYLEPNLRVWVDNKALQNYALSITDIVNTIKTEHTEPPSGRAEFDKKEYSLRTLGEEKTVEGFSNILINSRGGGPNYNPVPLSRVAKVEEGTVDIMQFARTNGETAVGLGVVKQRGANAVSVAKAVKAKIAAIQKILPEGTTMVVNFDGTKFVEEAVQELILTLILAAILTSLVCWIFIGSWASTLNVLLAIPTSVLGSFIILSFAGFTLNIFTLLGLSLAIGIVVDDAIMVLENIIRHREMGKPRKEAAIFGAREITFAAMAASVALVAIFLPIAFMEGIIGKFLYQFGVTLSAAVMISLLEALTLTPMRAAQFKGDIERHSKFGKFFEASFVKVKDFYERTLTSTLNHRWKVLIASLVFFVLSFGSVAFLKGEFQPAQDQSMLMIQMTNPPGSAITLTDERAKLVEKYLAERSEVNTFFLAAGGFTGGETYAAIIFIEMKPKGSRGIDAKSGKELTQQEFIAVVRDFLNETIPESKPQVQDPSTQGFGGSGNGYPVEFTIQGPDWIKLSEYAEKIMEELKTKKLMTDVNSDLLTGAPEIHIVPNRQKASERGVDITSVGAVVNATMGGAIAGSYEKGGHRYDIRVKLTDEARSPVERIKELYVRNNRGEMISLADVVDVKEEVVASSISRKNRERAITIFGNPGDKLSQQESLVKAEETAKNVLPEGYTFNLSGSAEEMERSFLGLLIAMGMGFLVAYMVLASQFDSFIDPFTVFVAMPFSFSGAFLGLLIGGQTINLFSMIGLVLLMGIVKKNSILLVDFTNQVRDHEKKDVLSSLLKACPNRLRPILMTSIATIAGALPAAMSFGPGAEARQPMAIAVIGGVLVSTLLTLYVVPIVYSLFSKFDKRSRQKEELEA, from the coding sequence ATGACTTTATCAGATCTCTCAATTAAAAAACCGGTTTTTGCATGGATGTTGATGTTTGGTCTGATCACTTTTGGTGCGATCAGCTTTACCCGTATGGGTGTGAGCGAGATGCCTGATGTGGAATTTCCAATCATCGCTTTGACTGCCAGGTATGAAGGCGCCGCTCCGGAAGTGATTGAAGCTGACGTGGTAGATCCTTTAGAAGACGCTTTAGTCAGTATTCAAGGAGTCAAGAATGTCACTTCGAAGTCTAGAGTAGGTGTTGCAGAGATCACAGTGGAATTTGATTTGAATCGCAATATCGATGCTGCTTTTCAGGATGTTCAAGCCAAGATTTCTCAAATTCAAGATATGCTTCCAACAGAGATGGAGCCGATTTCCATTATGAAAATCGCCATGTCTGAGTTTCCGATCATGTGGATTTCTGTTAAGAGCTCAACCATGCAGCTCAATGATCTTATGGTTTATGTGAAAAATGAAATCAGAGATCACATCACGACAGTCCCTGGTGTAGGGAATCTTTGGATGCCAGGATATTTAGAACCAAATCTTAGAGTTTGGGTAGACAATAAAGCTCTTCAAAACTACGCGCTCTCGATCACGGACATTGTAAACACAATAAAAACTGAGCACACGGAACCGCCCTCAGGTCGCGCAGAATTTGACAAGAAAGAATATTCTTTGAGAACGTTAGGTGAAGAAAAAACTGTAGAGGGTTTTTCTAATATTCTTATTAATTCTCGTGGCGGCGGTCCGAACTACAATCCTGTTCCTCTCAGTCGAGTTGCAAAAGTGGAAGAGGGAACTGTTGATATCATGCAGTTTGCCAGAACCAATGGTGAAACAGCTGTGGGTCTTGGAGTTGTAAAGCAAAGAGGGGCGAATGCCGTTAGCGTTGCAAAGGCAGTGAAAGCTAAAATTGCAGCTATTCAAAAGATTTTGCCTGAAGGTACGACGATGGTTGTAAACTTCGACGGAACAAAGTTCGTTGAAGAAGCTGTTCAGGAATTAATTTTAACTTTAATTCTTGCGGCCATTCTTACTTCTCTAGTTTGCTGGATATTTATTGGTTCTTGGGCTTCAACGCTGAATGTTTTGCTAGCGATTCCAACCTCTGTTCTCGGAAGTTTTATTATTTTATCTTTTGCTGGCTTTACTTTAAATATTTTTACTCTTTTGGGTTTAAGTTTAGCGATTGGTATTGTTGTCGATGATGCCATTATGGTTTTAGAAAATATTATTCGTCATCGCGAGATGGGAAAACCTCGCAAGGAAGCTGCTATTTTTGGTGCGAGAGAAATTACTTTTGCAGCAATGGCGGCCTCGGTGGCTTTGGTTGCAATTTTTCTTCCGATTGCTTTTATGGAAGGAATTATCGGAAAATTCTTGTACCAGTTTGGTGTTACGTTAAGTGCTGCCGTGATGATTTCATTGCTTGAAGCCTTAACTCTTACTCCCATGAGAGCGGCGCAATTTAAAGGAGACATTGAACGTCATTCTAAATTTGGTAAATTCTTTGAAGCGAGTTTTGTAAAAGTAAAAGATTTTTATGAGAGAACTTTGACTTCCACTTTGAATCACCGTTGGAAAGTGTTAATTGCATCTCTTGTTTTCTTTGTATTGAGTTTTGGGTCCGTTGCTTTTTTAAAGGGCGAATTTCAACCAGCCCAGGATCAAAGTATGTTGATGATCCAAATGACAAATCCTCCCGGTTCGGCGATCACTCTGACGGATGAGAGAGCTAAGCTTGTAGAAAAATATTTGGCAGAACGTTCAGAAGTGAATACATTCTTCTTAGCCGCTGGTGGTTTTACTGGTGGTGAGACTTATGCAGCAATTATATTCATTGAGATGAAGCCAAAAGGCAGTCGTGGAATTGATGCCAAGAGTGGCAAAGAATTAACTCAGCAAGAATTTATCGCAGTCGTCAGAGATTTCTTAAACGAAACCATTCCAGAATCAAAACCTCAAGTCCAAGATCCATCCACTCAAGGTTTTGGAGGGAGTGGTAACGGATATCCTGTGGAATTTACGATTCAAGGACCAGATTGGATAAAGCTCAGTGAGTACGCTGAAAAAATCATGGAAGAATTGAAAACTAAAAAATTAATGACTGATGTGAACTCAGATCTTTTAACTGGAGCTCCTGAAATTCACATTGTACCAAATCGTCAGAAAGCCTCTGAAAGAGGCGTCGATATTACATCTGTTGGAGCTGTCGTGAATGCAACAATGGGTGGGGCGATTGCTGGCTCTTATGAAAAAGGTGGGCATCGTTATGATATCCGAGTTAAACTCACCGACGAAGCCAGATCTCCGGTAGAAAGAATCAAAGAACTTTATGTACGTAATAACCGCGGCGAGATGATTTCATTAGCAGATGTTGTAGATGTTAAAGAAGAAGTCGTAGCCTCATCGATCTCTAGAAAAAACAGGGAAAGAGCGATTACAATTTTTGGAAACCCTGGTGATAAATTAAGTCAGCAGGAAAGTTTAGTGAAGGCCGAAGAAACTGCAAAAAATGTTCTTCCAGAAGGTTACACATTCAACTTGAGCGGGTCAGCAGAAGAAATGGAAAGAAGTTTCTTGGGACTATTGATTGCAATGGGAATGGGATTCCTGGTTGCATACATGGTACTTGCTTCACAGTTTGATAGCTTTATCGATCCATTTACAGTGTTCGTAGCAATGCCATTCAGTTTCTCGGGAGCGTTCTTAGGACTTCTTATCGGAGGACAAACAATCAACTTATTCAGTATGATTGGTTTAGTGCTGCTGATGGGTATTGTGAAAAAGAATTCCATCTTGCTTGTGGACTTTACAAATCAAGTGCGCGATCACGAGAAAAAAGATGTATTGTCATCGCTTCTAAAGGCTTGTCCAAATCGCCTACGTCCAATTCTTATGACTTCGATTGCGACGATTGCAGGAGCTTTGCCAGCAGCAATGAGTTTTGGACCGGGAGCCGAGGCTCGTCAGCCTATGGCAATTGCAGTGATTGGTGGTGTGTTGGTTTCAACATTATTAACACTGTATGTGGTTCCTATAGTGTATAGCTTATTCTCAAAATTTGATAAGAGATCTCGTCAAAAAGAAGAATTGGAGGCTTAG
- a CDS encoding OsmC family protein, protein MSVESAKHVGGLAYDIKLPEFLIRVDVKEKQGGANSAPDPHDYLEAALAGCTAITVQMYANRKGIPLESVDVKISITKEGKEGNEITREVKFKGNLTEEQKTMLLAIAEKCPIHHFLVRGANIRTTQMVES, encoded by the coding sequence ATGTCAGTAGAATCAGCAAAGCATGTAGGTGGCTTAGCTTATGATATAAAATTGCCAGAATTTTTAATCCGTGTGGATGTTAAAGAAAAGCAAGGCGGTGCAAACTCTGCTCCTGATCCCCACGATTATTTGGAAGCGGCACTTGCAGGATGTACTGCCATCACAGTTCAGATGTATGCAAATAGAAAGGGTATTCCTCTTGAAAGTGTAGACGTTAAAATTTCGATCACGAAAGAAGGCAAAGAGGGAAATGAAATTACAAGAGAAGTGAAGTTTAAAGGCAACCTCACCGAAGAACAAAAAACTATGTTGTTAGCTATTGCTGAAAAGTGCCCAATACACCACTTCCTAGTTCGTGGTGCGAATATTCGTACCACGCAAATGGTTGAGTCATGA
- a CDS encoding pirin family protein, which produces MSDYIIKSKEKDLGGFLIHRSLPTAKKRQLGPFVFLDHIGPVSIDEQHAMDVRPHPHIGLATVTYFFSGRGFHRDSIGSEQLITPGDLNWMTAGRGIVHSERTPQEDRHASAQVNMHGVQIWVGLPKDKEECDPYFTHYPKEILPNLQIVDGLKVKLMIGEYGSVKSPVTCASRTLFMDILSEKNLKTKLSFNEVEVGLFLVAGKAVVNDQEMIVDDLMVLTDPSNAEIQFEKGTRFVVIGGDPFLEERFMWWNFVSSSKERLRKAALDWQAQKFGQVPGEAEWIPLPEGPLP; this is translated from the coding sequence ATGAGTGATTATATAATTAAAAGTAAAGAGAAAGACCTCGGTGGATTTTTAATTCACAGATCACTTCCGACAGCAAAGAAGAGGCAGTTAGGGCCTTTTGTATTCTTAGATCATATCGGACCTGTAAGTATTGATGAACAACATGCCATGGATGTTAGGCCTCATCCTCATATTGGTTTGGCTACAGTGACTTATTTTTTTAGTGGAAGAGGGTTTCACCGCGACAGCATTGGTTCTGAGCAATTAATCACGCCAGGAGATTTGAACTGGATGACGGCAGGAAGAGGAATTGTTCATTCAGAAAGAACACCGCAGGAAGATCGTCATGCTAGTGCCCAGGTGAATATGCATGGCGTGCAAATTTGGGTAGGACTTCCCAAAGATAAAGAAGAATGTGATCCTTATTTTACTCATTACCCGAAAGAAATATTACCCAACTTGCAGATTGTAGACGGCTTGAAAGTAAAGCTCATGATCGGGGAATACGGAAGCGTAAAGTCTCCTGTCACATGTGCTTCGCGAACTTTATTTATGGATATCTTGAGTGAAAAAAATTTAAAAACAAAACTTTCTTTCAATGAAGTTGAGGTCGGTCTATTTTTAGTTGCTGGAAAAGCCGTCGTGAACGATCAAGAAATGATCGTCGATGACTTAATGGTACTTACAGATCCAAGTAATGCAGAAATTCAATTCGAAAAGGGTACGCGATTTGTTGTCATAGGCGGAGATCCTTTTTTGGAGGAACGCTTTATGTGGTGGAACTTTGTGTCTTCAAGCAAAGAACGTTTAAGAAAGGCAGCTTTAGATTGGCAAGCGCAAAAATTTGGACAGGTTCCTGGAGAAGCAGAATGGATTCCTTTGCCTGAAGGACCGCTTCCTTAA
- a CDS encoding DUF4423 domain-containing protein — MEKNQISNVIPQAQTSKSVPEFIRNSFQLIKNHVSNDFFLNTIKSLDIKSRVTYNQIIRNKRHFPKNKIPTLATALDLSFSEKIALDCLAEGYQPTSPNFSQEYVLGSANVLSHPIHTMILNLCGLNKKMKSQDIVRSMNSIFPGSLIHLSIELLLKEGLLVAEDSQTLVKTERKYQLSVPSGVRLDHAKQYLAESFDLMKKNYDLPLNEREYTAFTAKIKKEDFIKLKDLVRDFRKSVYELSSSQDQDAVVQVVLGSFILNPEENDQEIV; from the coding sequence ATGGAAAAAAATCAAATTTCAAATGTTATTCCACAAGCTCAAACATCAAAATCGGTTCCCGAATTTATTAGAAATAGTTTTCAACTTATAAAAAATCACGTATCTAATGATTTTTTTCTGAATACCATCAAGAGTTTGGATATCAAATCTCGAGTCACTTATAACCAGATCATTCGCAACAAAAGGCATTTTCCAAAAAATAAAATACCAACACTTGCTACAGCGTTGGATTTATCTTTTTCAGAAAAAATAGCTCTCGATTGTTTGGCCGAAGGATATCAGCCGACTTCGCCGAATTTTTCCCAAGAGTATGTTTTAGGTTCCGCAAATGTTCTTTCGCATCCCATTCACACAATGATTTTAAATCTTTGTGGCCTTAACAAAAAAATGAAATCTCAAGACATTGTTCGGAGCATGAATTCTATTTTCCCTGGAAGTTTAATTCACTTATCTATAGAGCTCTTATTAAAAGAAGGATTGCTTGTAGCAGAAGACTCTCAAACCCTTGTCAAAACAGAAAGAAAATATCAGTTGTCAGTACCATCTGGAGTAAGGCTTGATCACGCAAAGCAATACCTTGCAGAATCTTTTGATCTAATGAAAAAAAATTATGATTTACCTTTGAATGAGCGTGAATACACCGCTTTTACTGCAAAAATAAAAAAAGAGGATTTCATAAAACTCAAGGATCTCGTGAGAGACTTTAGAAAATCCGTATACGAACTCTCAAGTTCTCAAGATCAAGATGCAGTAGTTCAAGTTGTACTGGGGTCCTTTATTTTAAACCCAGAAGAAAATGATCAGGAAATAGTTTAA
- a CDS encoding tyrosine-type recombinase/integrase, producing MSLPQWVEFFDELQNVRGRSLNTVMAYRRDLELYVAFKKTSSNIQAFYHFMKEQGLSERSQARVISSLRTYFKFCEDRGMKSPELRELKLPKVKNKLPDVLTKGEFDSLFESCKAEDPFRSARNQMTLLMLFGSGCRVSELIGLDLKDFNETESYLIITGKGNKQRAVPLTEHLKSELKIYLEQIRPKILKENTQSIFINDRGNRPSRVDIWRWLSSWSKKAGLKQAVSPHQFRHGCATALLESGADLRSIQLLLGHSSLQTTQIYTTVTSNKLAQTVEDHHPLSTIKDI from the coding sequence ATGTCACTTCCACAATGGGTTGAATTCTTTGATGAATTGCAAAATGTAAGAGGTCGTTCTCTGAACACAGTCATGGCTTATCGTCGTGATCTTGAGCTCTATGTGGCCTTCAAAAAAACATCTTCCAATATCCAAGCTTTCTATCATTTTATGAAAGAGCAGGGTTTGAGTGAAAGATCTCAAGCTCGTGTGATCTCAAGCCTTAGAACCTATTTTAAGTTCTGTGAAGATCGCGGGATGAAGAGTCCAGAACTTCGCGAGCTTAAGCTTCCAAAAGTAAAGAACAAGCTTCCCGATGTTTTAACTAAGGGAGAGTTCGATAGCTTGTTTGAATCTTGCAAAGCCGAAGATCCCTTCAGATCCGCAAGAAACCAAATGACGCTTTTAATGCTTTTTGGATCGGGCTGCCGAGTTTCAGAATTGATCGGCCTAGACCTTAAAGATTTTAACGAAACAGAAAGTTATTTGATCATTACGGGTAAAGGCAACAAGCAGCGAGCCGTTCCTTTAACCGAACACTTAAAGTCAGAACTTAAGATTTACCTTGAACAAATTAGACCTAAAATTTTAAAAGAAAACACGCAAAGTATTTTCATCAATGATCGTGGAAATCGTCCCAGCAGAGTCGATATCTGGCGATGGTTATCAAGTTGGTCAAAGAAAGCGGGCCTCAAGCAAGCGGTAAGCCCCCACCAATTCCGACATGGTTGTGCAACGGCATTGCTAGAATCGGGTGCGGATTTAAGATCCATTCAACTGCTATTAGGTCACTCAAGTCTTCAGACCACCCAGATCTACACAACAGTGACCAGCAATAAGCTCGCCCAAACTGTTGAAGACCACCATCCACTTTCTACAATCAAAGATATCTAA
- a CDS encoding magnesium chelatase domain-containing protein, which yields MKIQSFIRDKMGLRPVEVEVSLTPGIPRIQFLGLPDATIKESVLRIQSALKHCGFDLPKSKQIIVQLKPNYLKKSSRGIDLAVAAGILWEIGQAPKPEEESVSLYGELTLKGDVLVPDDFNDLEDPSEKLYTGKIESSQGFDIYSLSSLRDISNPVFWSKSDDHISIKRPHIADFKITK from the coding sequence ATGAAAATTCAATCGTTCATTAGAGATAAGATGGGGCTTCGGCCAGTAGAAGTGGAAGTCAGCTTAACGCCTGGAATCCCGAGGATTCAGTTTTTGGGGTTGCCGGATGCGACCATCAAGGAAAGTGTGTTGAGAATTCAATCGGCCTTAAAGCATTGCGGATTTGATCTTCCGAAATCCAAACAAATTATCGTTCAGCTTAAACCCAATTATTTAAAAAAAAGTTCTCGAGGGATTGACCTTGCGGTAGCGGCGGGAATTCTTTGGGAAATTGGACAGGCTCCAAAGCCGGAAGAGGAAAGTGTTTCTCTTTATGGTGAGCTCACTTTAAAAGGTGATGTGTTGGTGCCGGATGATTTCAATGATTTAGAAGATCCTTCGGAGAAACTGTACACTGGAAAAATTGAGTCATCTCAAGGCTTTGATATTTATTCTTTAAGCTCTTTAAGAGATATTTCGAATCCGGTTTTCTGGTCAAAAAGTGATGATCATATTTCTATAAAGAGGCCTCATATTGCCGATTTTAAAATCACAAAAG